The Geothrix oryzae DNA window ATCTGTTCCCACTGATCCACCCGGGTCGTCCGGCTTCGCGTCAACGCTTGCCGGCCCTGCATACCGCCACGAGGGGGCAGGGGGCACAGGACGGCAGGCTGCGGATCCCGGGGCAATCGCCCATGATGCCCAGGTGGCTGAGGGCGAAGTCGTAGCGCAGGGGATCGGCCGGATCCAGGCGGCGCAGGGCCTCGGTGATCTCAAGGGCCATCTTCCCGTCGGGCGTGGCGCGGCGGGTGAGCCCGATGAAGCGCGAGACCCGCGCCACATGGGTATCCAGCGGGATGATCAGCTGATGGGCGGAAAGGCGGGTCCAGAGGCCGAGGTCGGGCCAGCCCGAGCGCACCATCCAGCGGAGGAACATGCGCCACCGCTTGCAGGCGGCACCTTCGCGGGGATCGGGCAGGGAGAAGCGGGCGCCGTAGGAGGCCGGGAGGTCGGTCCGGAGCCGCTGCACCAGCCGGGAGAGGGCCTCGTCGGGCGCCTCCCCGGGGGCCGGAACCAGGTGGGATTCGAGGCCGGCCCCGCTCTCCGCGTCGAGCCGCTTCCAGGCCAGCAGCCAGGCCGTGAGGTCGGCGCCGGTGTGGAAGCGCCAGACCCAGGAGGCCAGGGCCCGGCTCAACTCCTTCCGGGCGGTCGGTTCGGAGCAGTCCCGGAGCCAAGCCGCGGGCCGCGGGCCCAGGGGGGCCAGGGCGGTCCGCACCGCCCGGATCATGGGGTCGACCCGCCCATAGGCCAGGTGGGCGGCCACGAAGGCGGCGACCTCCCGGTCCAGGGGGCCGTCGTAGGTGAGCGGGAGGCTCAGGGGGTCCTTCTCCAGGGCCCCGGCCGTGTCGTAGCGGGCGCAGAGCCCATCCAGCCGGGCCTTCATCGAAGCGGTCGAGGTTGCCATGGGGTCCAGTGTCCCAGGCGCCGGGGACCCCCGGGCGGCGAAAAAAACGCAGCTCGTGCCTAAAATCACTATGTAAGCAAAGGCTCTGCCGCTATTCTTATGAACGGTGGCCCGTGGCCCCTTCTGGAGTAACAACCGCACATGATGACCCTGCGTGGCCTTGGCAACCTGGCGAAGATCCTCGAAGAAGCTGCAAAGCCCGATTCCGTGTTGCGGGAAGACCGTGAGAAGCCCAAGCCCAAGGTCCTCAA harbors:
- a CDS encoding TIGR02757 family protein; the protein is MATSTASMKARLDGLCARYDTAGALEKDPLSLPLTYDGPLDREVAAFVAAHLAYGRVDPMIRAVRTALAPLGPRPAAWLRDCSEPTARKELSRALASWVWRFHTGADLTAWLLAWKRLDAESGAGLESHLVPAPGEAPDEALSRLVQRLRTDLPASYGARFSLPDPREGAACKRWRMFLRWMVRSGWPDLGLWTRLSAHQLIIPLDTHVARVSRFIGLTRRATPDGKMALEITEALRRLDPADPLRYDFALSHLGIMGDCPGIRSLPSCAPCPLVAVCRAGKR